GATGAGCCCCCGGGGATGGCGGTGGGAGGGGGCCCCCTCCACTCCACGGCCACCCGTCCCGTGGCCAGGTCCACCTCGCGGAGGGTGCCCTCGAGGCCGTTCACTCTAATGGTCTGCCCTGGGATTAGGCCGCGGGCGTCGTTGAGGAACAGGGTGTCCGGGGGGCCATAGGACTTCACGCCAAACTGCACCAGGTGGACCTGGGCCCCCGGAAGGACGAGGTCCGTGGGGCCTGGGGTGAAGAGGGGGCTGAGGGTGAGGGTGTTCCCATCCTTGCCCTCCACCCGGTAGGTCTTCGGAGCGCCTCCGGTGGGGATCTGCACGTAGCTACCGAGGGGGATCAGGGTGGCGTCCTGAACGCCTAGGGTGAAGCTCCCGCTTGGGGGCACGAGGAGGTTCAAGAACAGGCTAGTTGTGGTGACCTCGAGGAGCCCCGTGGCGCTCCCGAAGTCCTGGCCGATGACCTGGGCGTCCCCTCTGACCTCTATGCGGGGCCTCGAGGTGAGGGCAGCGGGGATGGCCCCTGTGAACCCGCAACTCACGGAAAAGGTCCGTTCTACTCGGGCCCTCGTCCCCCCAGACTGGGCCACCGCCTGAACCCTGACCGTTCCCCCGCCTGGGGGTACGGCCGTTTGCCCATCGGGGTACCTGTAGCTGGCCTCCAAGCCAGGGCCTAGGGTGTAATCCGTCGGCAGGTCTCTCCCGCACCGGACCAGGAGGGGAAGGGCCTCGAGGGCGCTTTCCGCCAGGGTAAAGGCCTGGTACGTGGCCCGCTCGGAGGCCCCGCCCCTTAGGGCGCCCAAGGCCATGTAGCCGGTGGCCGCAAGAAGGCTCGTGAAGACCACCATCAGGACCACCAGGGTAATAGGGGTTGCAATACCCTTCCTCATACCCTTCATGATGGGGGCCCAGGCCCCGGCGTGCATCCCCCAAAAGGGGGATACAACACCACCCCCTGCTGGCCTGGGCCAGCACGGGGGCCCCGGCAGAAGGTGCCCAAGGGTATGATGGGCCTATGCAGGAGGTCTACATCGTTTCCGCGGCCAGGACCCCCATCGGCCGGTTCGGGGGGGTCCTGAAGGACGTGAGCCCCGTGGAGCTTGGGGCCCACGCCATGCGGGCGGCCCTGGAGCGGGCCGGGGTGGAGGGGAAGGACCTGGACCTCTACGTCTTCGGCAACGTCCTAAGGGCGGGGCACGGGCAGCTTTTGCCCAGGCAGGCGGCCCTTAGGGCGGGCATCCCCAAGGAGGTGGACGGGTACGGGGTGGACATGGTCTGCGCCTCGGGGATGATGGCCCTCATCAACGCCGACCAGTTCATCAGGACGGGGGAGGCCCACCTGGTCCTGGCCGGGGGGATGGAGTCCATGAGCCAGGCGGGCTTCTACCTCTCCCACCGGGCCCGGTGGGGGTACAAGTTCCTCATGGGGGCCCCGGAGGGGCTACAGGACATCCTCCTCCGGGACGGGCTTTCCGACCCCTTCACGGGGGAGGCCATGGGGGAGCAGGCGGAAAGGCTGGCCCAGGACTACGGGGTGGGGCGGGAGGAGGTGGACGAGGCCGCCTACCTCTCCCACCGGCGGGCCTGGGAGGCCACGGAGGGGGGCCTCTTCGCCTTTGAGATCGCTCCCCTCGAGGTCCCGGGGAAGAAGGGCCCGGTGGTGGTGGAGAAGGACGAGGGCATCCGCCCCGAGACCACCCTCGAGTCCCTGGCCGCCCTGAGGCCCGCCTTCCGGAAGGACGGCATCCTCACCGCGGGCAACGCCAGCCAGATCTCCGACGGGGCGGCGGCCCTTCTCCTGGCCTCGGGGGAGGCGGTGCGGGCCCACGGGCTTAAGCCCATCGCCAAGGTATTGGGCGGGGCCTGGGCCGCCGGGGAGCCCTGGCGCTTCCCCGAGGCCCCCATCCCCGCGGTGAGGCGGCTTCTGGAGAGGTTGGGCATGAGGATCTCGGACTTCGGCCTCTTTGAGAACAACGAGGCCTTCGCCCTGAACAACATCCTCTTCAGCCGCCTCCTCTCCGTCCCCTACGAGCGCCTCAACGTCTTCGGGGGGGCGGTGGCCCTGGGCCACCCCATCGGGGCGAGCGGGGCCAGGATCGTGGTGACCCTCCTGAACGCCCTCCGGGTGAGGGGGGAGGAAAGGGGCCTCGCCGCCATCTGCCACGGGACCGGGGGGTCCACGGCGTTGGCGGTGGAGCGGGTGTAGGGTGTGGTGGACCTCATCGTGGCGGACCCTGAGGTGATGGGAGGGAAGCCTGTAGTGGCGGGGACCCGGATCACCGTGGAGGAGATCCTCCGCCGCCTCGCCGCTGGGGAGAGCCCAGAGGCCCTCCTGGAAGCCCTCCCCCGGCTGACCCCGGAGGGCCTGCGCACCGCTTTGCTCTACGCGGCCGAGGTCCTCGGGGCAGAGAGGGTCTACCCCTACCCGGACCAAGCCGCGTGAAGCGCCTCGCCGGCGAGGGGGTGGATGCTCCGTGGTCCTTCGGTTACAGGAGGAACGGTTTATACCACCCCATGCTGGCTTGGGCCAGCATGGGGTATTACTTCCCTAGAGGACCCCGTCCAGCTCAAAGGCCTCGAGGCGGAACTCCTCCAGGGCCACGCGGAAGGCCCCATTTTGCGCCAGGAAGCGGGCCGCTGCCCACAGGGTTTCCTCCACCCACTTTGGGTCGTTCCCCAGGAGGCTCAGGCCCACCACCTCGTACCCCCAGGCGTCCAGGCCGTGGAGCCTGGCGGCGGACACGGGGAAGCGGGCCTTCACCCTCTCCAGGGCAGGCTTGATGAGGGCCCGCTTCTCCTTGAGGCTCCGGGCCCCGGTTTCCAGCCTGGCGGTGTAGAGGCCGAGGTACACCTTCATGGGAGGTCCCTCCTAGTTTGCTTCGGTAGGCGCCCCGCTGACAAGGGCGGAGCGCCTTTGGGCTAAGTACCCCACCGCGGCTTTCGCCGCGGCGGGGGCCCCAAAAAGGCCTTGCCAGAGCTCCCACCTGGACATCCCATGTTGCGAAACCAACGTACGGGCCCTTAGCCTAAGGGTATGGGCCTCGAGGAGGTGCGGGCCATTTTGGAAGCCCACCGGGGGGAGCTTAAGGCTCTTGGCGTTCGGGAGGTCTATG
The genomic region above belongs to Thermus sediminis and contains:
- a CDS encoding DUF433 domain-containing protein, translated to MVDLIVADPEVMGGKPVVAGTRITVEEILRRLAAGESPEALLEALPRLTPEGLRTALLYAAEVLGAERVYPYPDQAA
- a CDS encoding DUF503 domain-containing protein codes for the protein MKVYLGLYTARLETGARSLKEKRALIKPALERVKARFPVSAARLHGLDAWGYEVVGLSLLGNDPKWVEETLWAAARFLAQNGAFRVALEEFRLEAFELDGVL
- a CDS encoding pilus assembly PilX N-terminal domain-containing protein; protein product: MRKGIATPITLVVLMVVFTSLLAATGYMALGALRGGASERATYQAFTLAESALEALPLLVRCGRDLPTDYTLGPGLEASYRYPDGQTAVPPGGGTVRVQAVAQSGGTRARVERTFSVSCGFTGAIPAALTSRPRIEVRGDAQVIGQDFGSATGLLEVTTTSLFLNLLVPPSGSFTLGVQDATLIPLGSYVQIPTGGAPKTYRVEGKDGNTLTLSPLFTPGPTDLVLPGAQVHLVQFGVKSYGPPDTLFLNDARGLIPGQTIRVNGLEGTLREVDLATGRVAVEWRGPPPTAIPGGSSTWRGITTSRATRS
- a CDS encoding thiolase family protein, giving the protein MQEVYIVSAARTPIGRFGGVLKDVSPVELGAHAMRAALERAGVEGKDLDLYVFGNVLRAGHGQLLPRQAALRAGIPKEVDGYGVDMVCASGMMALINADQFIRTGEAHLVLAGGMESMSQAGFYLSHRARWGYKFLMGAPEGLQDILLRDGLSDPFTGEAMGEQAERLAQDYGVGREEVDEAAYLSHRRAWEATEGGLFAFEIAPLEVPGKKGPVVVEKDEGIRPETTLESLAALRPAFRKDGILTAGNASQISDGAAALLLASGEAVRAHGLKPIAKVLGGAWAAGEPWRFPEAPIPAVRRLLERLGMRISDFGLFENNEAFALNNILFSRLLSVPYERLNVFGGAVALGHPIGASGARIVVTLLNALRVRGEERGLAAICHGTGGSTALAVERV